The Pyrenophora tritici-repentis strain M4 chromosome 2, whole genome shotgun sequence genome window below encodes:
- a CDS encoding SMT3, Ubiquitin protein (sentrin) yields MTEPPAASVTAPKRRALFKRPAWQNKPQNEDADIFRHANEFTDLVAEQARRKEEERKEKKRDRKRRRISNNDDENNNKDDDAIRPAAPERAARIDSSKERSITPISPRPAHSPPDSLSARYDSLTKPTCSSKSLTRSMSSSHSLAGKDSHVIQLDDSDDGDYGSSIVGHKPQQMSQAQELAVRPSVHHALGKNDDQDDELEEIQDPIIAALEAKAQARAQLAANTEAVDSTPAPIAHLFIEPEMDNARPLMVKVRIDNPISKPRTAWCKIQNFTPQMTDSVFFTWNGTRLYDSTTIKRLGIQVDDKGNVTVEGDSNIYDDVNLPKIHVQAWTEELFRERKKQDAEAKAAKKAAAEAPVVIEDRFPTPEPAPAVTKIRLTLRAKGREDFKLSVKPDTTFAHIASAYKTKLKIPNDQPVTLMFDGERLVPIDTVADCELEDKDTLDVLFN; encoded by the exons ATGACGGAACCGCCCGCTGCGAGCGTGACGGCGCCAAAGAGGCGTGCCCTATTTAAACGGCCAGCATGGCAGAACAAGCCGCAGAACGAGGATGCCGACATCTTTCGCCATGCCAATGAATTCACCGACCTGGTAGCCGAGCAGGCCAGGCGCAAAGAGGAGGAGCgcaaggagaagaagcgcGACCGAAAGCGGCGCCGCATATCCAACAACGACGATGAGAACAACAACAAAGACGACGACGCAATACGGCCGGCCGCGCCCGAGAGGGCTGCCCGTATTGACAGTAGCAAAGA ACGTAGCATCACCCCCATCTCCCCACGACCCGCGCATTCCCCACCTGACTCGCTCTCAGCCCGGTACGATTCGCTGACCAAGCCGACATGTTCAAGCAAGTCACTGACCAGGTCGATGTCTTCGAGCCATTCGTTGGCGGGGAAAGACTCTCATGTCATCCAGCTAGACGATTCAGACGACGGCGACTATGGCTCCTCTATCGTGGGACACAAGCCACAACAAATGAGTCAGGCGCAAGAACTGGCTGTTCGACCGTCTGTACACCACGCTCTAGGCAAGAACGATGACCAGGATGACGAGCTCGAGGAAATCCAAGATCCCATCATTGCTGCACTCGAGGCCAAAGCCCAAGCGCGAGCTCAATTAGCGGCCAATACCGAGGCAGTCGATTCAACACCAGCCCCCATTGCGCACCTATTCATTGAGCCTGAAATGGACAACGCGAGACCACTGATGGTCAAAGTCAGGATAGACAATCCCATAAGCAAGCCACGCACGGCATGGTGTAAAATACAAAACTTCACCCCTCAAATGACCGACAGCGTCTTCTTTACTTGGAACGGAACGCGCCTGTACGATAGCACAACCATTAAAAGACTAGGTATTCAAGTGGATGATAAAGGCAATGTGACGGTTGAAGGGGATTCCAACATATATGACGACGTCAATCTCCCCAAGATCCATGTACAAGCTTGGACCGAAGAGCTGTTTAGGGAGCGCAAGAAGCAGGATGCCGAAGCTAAGGCAGCCAAGAAGGCAGCAGCCGAGGCCCCAGTCGTCATTGAAGACAGGTTTCCGACTCCAGAACCTGCTCCCGCCGTGACCAAGATCCGTCTGACATTAAGAGCCAAGGGCAGGGAAGACTTCAAGCTGTCAGTAAAGCCG GACACCACATTCGCCCACATTGCGAGTGCTTACAAGACGAAGCTGAAGATACCCAACGATCAGCCCGTCACACTCATGTTCGATGGCGAAAGGTTGGTGCCAATAGATACAGTCGCCGACTGTGAGCTGGAGGATAAGGACACACTCGACGTACTCTTCAATTGA
- a CDS encoding LSM1, Small nuclear ribonucleoprotein (snRNP) protein — MSTNGESPAPEAAADSRDPSGFLSEIIGAPVTVKLNSGIIYKGDLQSVDGYMNIALERCKEVADGRVTRNWGDAFVRGNNVTYICADNA, encoded by the exons ATGTCCACAAACGGCGAAAGTCCAGCACCAGAAGCTGCTGCTGATTCCAGagatcccagtggcttcCTCAGCGAGATCATCGGAGCTCCCGTGACTGTCAAGCTGAACTCTGGTATCATCTACAAAG GCGACCTCCAATCTGTCGATGGCTACATGAATATCGCCCTGGAGCGATGCAAAGAAGTTGCTGATGGTCGTGTGACGCGGAACTGGGGAGATGCCTTCGTTCGTGGAAACAATG TCACATACATCTGCGCAGACAACGCATGA
- a CDS encoding CypX, Cytochrome P450: MDYLEMQALHLPNLSPLAVNAASSIFGFLSLFLCYKALVARTLPSPSRTFKKLASPFVKRYNAWAYLFWGPEIIQKAFDEANGKPFELLAPDNRYVFVSDPQQIKEIDGAPDTVLSLQAASKQMLQPVYTMHGFNWFDRRGTEGVGFIRALRTLLTNNLPKILPDLTCIIRTRFQELHAGHPFVNGKKQSDVYHMTVKLVVLSNAVSFFGKDLAKDEQFMTSALAYIEETLICAEIVRLLPKFMTPIVGGIIARTLKSHGVIFNRLLPIAEQRCIERDAAKLGQKVPQHPDCIQWIMETSPKNAPWTPQRVVHELMAIWFGSVHAVSTTVTFAIHDLCLHPEYVAPLRKECEAQYVAFEQAGTGLPLLDSFIKESARLTPVESQSTRRSALKPFSLKDGTHVNVGDWFCTPVRAIMTNPVDFPEATTFSGFRFADPELVKSLENDDAFSVMQKKPTKLTDVDMTYHVWGTGRMACPGRFYASAVMKVILGQVILNYDCELVDPTARRLFTWRSTILPKPSAKVVFTPVERAN, from the exons ATGGACTACTTGGAGATGCAGGCCCTTCACCTACCGAATCTCAGTCCATTGGCCGTCAATGCTGCCAGCAGTATTTTTGGTTTCCTATCGCTTTTCCTTTGCTACAAAGCCTTAGTGGCAAGAACATTG CCTTCGCCATCACGGACCTTTAAGAAACTTGCCAGCCCATTCGTCAAGCGTTACAATGCCTGGGCGTATCTCTTCTGGGGTCCTGAGATAATTCAAAAAGCCTTTGACGAGGCTAACGGAAAGCCATTCGAGCTCCTTGCTCCCGACAACCGTTATGTCTTCGTTTCCGACCCTCAACAGATCAAAGAGATCGACGGCGCACCCGATACTGTTTTGTCGCTTCAAGCGGCATCCAAGCAG ATGCTGCAGCCTGTATACACTAT GCATGGATTCAATTGGTTTGACCGCCGCGGTACAGAGGGTGTCGGTTTCATCCGAGCTCTTCGAACGCTTTTGACCAACAACCTTCCCAAAATTCTCCCAGATCTTACTTGCATCATCCGAACCAGATTCCAAGAGCTGCATGCTGGTCATCCATTTGTCAATGGAAAGAAGCAGTCGGACGTGTATCACATGACGGTCAAACTAGTCGTGCTCTCCAATGCCGTTTCCTTCTTCGGCAAAGATCTAGCAAAAGACGAGCAGTTCATGACCTCAGCGCTCGCTTACATTGAGGAAACTCTGATCTGCGCCGAGATCGTTCGTTTGCTTCCCAAATTCATGACGCC TATCGTCGGTGGCATTATTGCCCGCACTCTCAAGTCTCATGGCGTCATTTTCAACAGACTTCTGCCCATCGCTGAGCAACGATGCATTGAGCGAGACGCAGCCAAGCTAGGTCAGAAGGTTCCCCAACAT CCCGATTGCATCCAATGGATCATGGAGACCTCGCCCAAGAATGCTCCATGGACCCCACAGCGCGTTGTTCACGAACTGATGGCCATCTGGTTTGGCTCTGTCCATGCTGTCTCCACGACCGTCACATTTGCCATTCATGACCTGTGCCTACACCCCGAATACGTTGCGCCCCTTAGGAAAGAGTGCGAGGCTCAATACGTTGCTTTCGAGCAAGCTGGCACCGGGCTTCCGCTCCTCGATAGCTTCATCAAAGAGTCTGCGCGCTTGACACCAGTAGAGTCCC AGAGCACTCGCCGTTCAGCGCTGAAGCCTTTCTCTCTCAAAGACGGCACACACGTCAATGTTGGTGACTGGTTCTGCACACCCGTTCGAGCCATCATGACCAACCCCGTCGATTTCCCCGAAGCAACTACATTCAGTGGTTTCCGTTTCGCCGACCCAGAGCTAGTCAAGAGCCTTGAGAATGACGATGCTTTCAGTGTCATGCAAAAGAAGCCTACCAAGTTGACTGATGTTGACATGACCTACCATGTTTGGGGAACAGGAAGGATGGCATG CCCTGGAAGATTCTATGCTTCAGCTGTCATGAAGGTGATTTTGGGTCAAGTCATCCTCAACTATGATTGCGAGCTTGTGGACCCGACAGCGAGGCGCTTGTTCACTTGGAGGTCAACTATCTTGCCCAAACCCAGCGCCAAGGTTGTGTTTACACCGGTTGAACGTGCGAATTGA
- a CDS encoding CypX, Cytochrome P450, whose protein sequence is MELIITPTQALVPLSILFVAYHAIQAWFFGKPESKHWDELPVVGLKTGWLKWVWATLKSVRKTQDWAFEGYRKFADINSPFILPSIDRGAMIILPPRLIKKVYGLPESTLDIHATQSETIQTKWTVWDKEVADNDFQINVVRHQITRNLEHLTPLMAEELDRGFDRWWGGKGDTEWKEVKVWDACLKLIAGASNGAFCGAPLCRDEQFLNDLRDHAMSIFAGAMVINASPKPLKPITGFLVGANCWYLRKKALKGCLPFVTERLEATARFKADSKCGWTPPKDGLQWLIDECYAAAAKGDAGQLDPKRVAHRLLLVNDISLHSTSFTVQNVILDLYSSDPSMRYVEALRDEAASVLAKSGGVWTRDAVRDLKLIDSMIRESMRLNPFAIVGLPRTVVHPEGIRLPGSNVHVPKGTMIAVPMEPIHYDEKIYPQARSFNAFRFADPSNVTSIVDNFAAKEDLEAGKADASEKKAKSTATLDDAFLGFGFGRHACPGRFFALNEMKVFIAHMLLNYEVKHMEVRPKPLDTVWLKLPLHGGKISVRRRPTA, encoded by the exons ATGGAGCTCATCATTACGCCTACTCAGGCTTTGGTGCCGTTGTCTATTCTATTCGTAGCATACCACGCCATCCAAGCCTGGTTTTTCGGTAAACCAGAATCGAAACATTGGGATGAATTGCCCGTAGTTGGACTCAAGACAGGATGGCTAAAGTGGGTGTGGGCGACCTTGAAGTCTGTTCGAAAGACGCAGGACTGGGCGTTTGAAGGCTATCGCAAG TTCGCCGACATAAACAGCCCATTTATATTGCCTAGCATCGATAGAGGCGCCATGATTATCCTTCCTCCTCGTCTTATCAAGAAGGTCTATGGGCTTCCGGAATCTACACTCGACATTCATGCTACGCAGAGCGAGACTATCCAGACCAAATGGACCGTATGGGACAAGGAAGTAGCGGACAATGACTTCCAGATCAACGTCGTGCGCCACCAGATCACACGAAATCTCGAACACCTTACTCCCCTAATGGCCGAAGAACTCGACAGGGGGTTCGATAGGTGGTGGGGAGGAAAGGGGGACACGGAGTGGAAAGAGGTCAAAGTCTGGGATGCCTGTTTGAAACTGATCGCCGGTGCGAGCAATGGAGCTTTCTGTGGAGCGCCACTAT GCCGAGATGAGCAATTTCTCAACGATCTCCGAGACCATGCAATGAGCATTTTCGCCGGCGCCATGGTCATCAACGCATCACCTAAACCGCTGAAACCCATTACCGGATTTCTTGTCGGGGCAAACTGCTGGTATCTCCGAAAAAAGGCACTCAAGGGCTGTCTGCCGTTCGTAACGGAGAGGCTGGAGGCTACCGCACGATTCAAGGCTGACTCCAAGTGTGGATGGACGCCACCG AAAGACGGACTCCAATGGCTCATTGACGAGTGCTATGCTGCGGCTGCAAAAGGCGATGCAGGCCAACTAGATCCAAAGCGAGTGGCGCATCGTCTATTACTGGTCAACGATATCTCGCTACACTCGACAAGTTTCACTGTCCAGAACGTCATCTTGGACCTTTACAGTTCTGATCCTTCCATGAGATATGTTGAGGCTTTACGTGATGAAGCTGCCTCGGTACTTGCAAAGTCAGGAGGAGTGTGGACACGCGATGCAGTACGTGATCTGAAACTCATCGACTCGATGATTCGTGAGTCGATGAGACTAAATCCATTTGCCATCGTTGGTCTTCCCCGAACT GTTGTGCATCCCGAAGGTATCCGGCTCCCAGGCTCCAACGTCCATGTTCCAAAAGGTACCATGATTGCAGTTCCGATGGAGCCAATCCATTACGATGAAAAGATCTATCCTCAAGCACGGAGTTTCAACGCATTCCGTTTCGCGGACCCATCCAACGTTACTAGTATTGTTGACAACTTTGCCGCCAAGGAGGATCTCGAAGCTGGCAAGGCAGATGCGAGCGAGAAGAAAGCCAAGTCGACCGCTACACTGGATGATGCTTTCCTTGGCTTTGGATTTGGAAGGCATGCTTGCCCAGGACGATTCTTCGCTCTGAATGAGATGAAGGTGTTCATAGCGCACATGCTGCTAAACTACGAAGTGAAGCACATGGAAGTACGACCCAAACCCCTAGACACAGTATGGCTCAAACTTCCATTACATGGCGGGAAGATTTCGGTTCGTCGTAGGCCTACAGCATGA
- a CDS encoding FabG, Dehydrogenase with different specificities (related to short-chain alcohol dehydrogenase) → MSSTSIVLITGGNTGIGYEAVKALYVSSQPYTIFMGSRSLEKAETAIAKLKSEVPESKNEVSALQVDIEDDESIEKAFGEVHGKWGRVDGLVNNAGAAFDGIMRSDPGPKGIRAAWDKAYSLNVTSTQVMTHTFAPLLIASPNPRLLFITSGLSSLEKCAQGSDSKLMSAAPPKGWPKPPGMAQTAYRSSKTALNMLMLYWKRTLEVDGVKVFGISPGFLATGLGGMGADMLKKFGAGDPGIGGDLIRDVLEGKRDGDEGVVIDRNGVQPW, encoded by the exons ATGTCTTCCACTTCTATAGTCCTCATCACCGGCGGCAATACCGGTATCGGGTATGAGGCGGTGAAGGCGCTGTATGTGTCCTCTCAGCCATACACGATTTTCATGGGTAGCCGTTCGCTGGAGAAGGCGGAAACAGCTATCGCGAAACTGAAGAGCGAGGTGCCCGAGTCTAAGAATGAGGTTTCCGCGTTGCAGGTTGATATTGAAGATGATGAGAGTATTGAGAAGGCTTTTGGAGAGGTGCATGGGAAGTGGGGGAGGGTGGATGGGTTGGTTAATAATGCTG GTGCCGCCTTCGATGGCATTATGCGCTCCGACCCCGGCCCCAAAGGCATACGCGCAGCCTGGGATAAAGCATACTCGCTCAACGTTACTTCTACTCAGGTGATGACGCATACTTTTGCGCCCCTGTTGATCGCTTCGCCCAACCCTAGACTACTTTTCATCACGTCTGGACTATCATCGCTCGAGAAATGTGCCCAGGGCTCCGACTCCAAACTCATGAGTGCCGCGCCACCAAAGGGCTGGCCTAAGCCGCCGGGTATGGCACAAACGGCATACCGGTCTAGCAAGACGGCGTTGAACATGCTGATGCTGTATTGGAAGAGGACGCTAGAGGTTGATGGGGTCAAGGTGTTCGGGATCAGTCCCGGGTTTTTGGCCACGGGGTTGGGGGGCATGGGGGCGGATATGCTCAAGAAGTTTGGGGCGGGGGACCCAGGGATCGGGGGAGATCTTATCAGAGATGTGTTGGAAGGGAAGAGAGATGGCGATGAGGGAGTTGTGATTGATAGGAATGGGGTGCAGCCTTGGTAG
- a CDS encoding GabT, 4-aminobutyrate aminotransferase and related aminotransferase, translating into MSRGISISTTTLRTLVSPSVWRVPVRLRPFSSTTTPQQQFADMDAAAFGEQHIARGIGRLTKHVFEDGKGTWITTDKGVKLLDMTAGIGVVNLGHCHPKVSAAAAAQCSKITHAQVNIGFSAAQIALIRELIPILPHESLDTIFLWNSGAEAVEAAVKLARAATKKPNIIVMQGSYHGRTNATASMTRSKTIYGEGHGPLMGGVFATAFPYYSQFGLPATTPTEELVEQSLLQLRLTLSQQTAPSDTAAIILEPILGEGGYVPAPPAFLAGLRQVCDEHNILLIADEVQSGMGRTGPYWAVQNSGVRPDILIFAKGVANGFPLSGIAASKSIMDLQKPGSMGGTYAGNAVSCAAATACIKAFREEKILDNVAKRSEQIFSFLRDLQKSGSKAGSLIEDIRGSGLMVGVQFANPALQNGSSNVAARHAGNQPQIAPKVVQECVKRDMLILSTSVFDVIRFIPPLNISEEEMTKGLGIFKESLEAVAKDL; encoded by the coding sequence ATGTCTCGGGGCATAAGCATCAGCACTACAACTTTGCGCACCCTCGTATCCCCTTCTGTGTGGCGCGTACCTGTACGACTACGACCGTTTTCCTCGACAACAACCCCGCAGCAACAATTCGCCGATATGGATGCCGCGGCGTTTGGTGAACAGCACATTGCCAGGGGCATTGGCCGACTTACCAAGCACGTTTTCGAGGATGGGAAGGGTACGTGGATTACGACTGACAAGGGCGTCAAGCTGCTGGATATGACGGCGGGCATTGGAGTTGTGAACTTGGGCCATTGCCATCCCAAGGTCAGCGCTGCGGCCGCAGCCCAATGCAGCAAGATTACGCATGCGCAGGTGAACATTGGGTTCAGTGCTGCGCAGATTGCATTGATTAGAGAATTGATTCCGATTCTGCCTCATGAGAGCCTGGATACAATATTCCTTTGGAACTCTGGCGCTGAGGCTGTGGAGGCGGCAGTCAAGTTGGCGAGGGCAGCCACGAAGAAGCCGAACATTATTGTTATGCAGGGCTCGTATCATGGCAGGACGAATGCGACTGCATCCATGACACGGAGCAAGACTATCTACGGTGAGGGTCATGGACCCCTCATGGGCGGTGTCTTTGCAACCGCGTTCCCTTACTACAGTCAATTCGGCCTTCCAGCCACCACCCCGACAGAGGAACTAGTCGAGCAGTCACTCCTACAGCTCAGACTCACACTCTCGCAACAAACAGCTCCCTCAGACACCGCAGCCATCATCCTGGAGCCCATCCTTGGTGAGGGAGGCTACGTTCCCGCACCCCCTGCCTTCCTCGCTGGTCTCCGCCAGGTCTGCGACGAACACAACATCCTACTCATCGCCGACGAGGTCCAGTCGGGCATGGGTCGCACCGGTCCCTACTGGGCTGTCCAGAACTCTGGTGTCCGGCCTGATATCCTCATCTTTGCAAAGGGTGTTGCTAATGGATTCCCTCTGTCTGGTATCGCGGCCAGCAAGAGCATCATGGATCTCCAGAAGCCGGGGTCTATGGGTGGAACTTATGCTGGTAACGCAGTTTCTTGCGCCGCTGCCACTGCTTGTATCAAGGCTTTCCGCGAGGAGAAGATTCTAGACAACGTCGCAAAGAGATCAGAGCAGATTTTCTCTTTCCTGAGGGACCTTCAGAAGAGCGGTTCCAAGGCAGGAAGTCTGATTGAAGATATCCGCGGCTCTGGTCTTATGGTTGGTGTGCAATTTGCCAATCCCGCACTGCAAAATGGCTCTTCAAACGTAGCAGCGAGACATGCGGGCAATCAGCCTCAGATTGCACCAAAGGTTGTACAAGAGTGCGTCAAGCGTGATATGCTTATCCTCAGCACATCGGTATTTGATGTTATTAGGTTTATTCCGCCGCTTAACATTAGCGAGGAGGAGATGACCAAGGGGTTGGGTATTTTCAAGGAGAGTCTTGAGGCTGTTGCTAAGGACTTGTAG